One window from the genome of Ramlibacter henchirensis encodes:
- the phbB gene encoding acetoacetyl-CoA reductase, producing MAQKVAYVTGGMGGIGTAICQRLHKEGFKVIAGCGPTRDFNKWLDEQKAKGYNFYASVGNVGDWDSTVDAFSKTKAEHGPIDVLVNNAGITRDRMFLKMTREDWDAVIETNLNSMFNVTKQVVSDMVERGWGRIINISSVNGEKGQAGQTNYSAAKAGMHGFTMALAQELANKGVTVNTVSPGYIGTDMVRAIRQDVLDKIVATIPVKRLGEPSEIASIIAWIASDESGYSTGADFSVNGGLHMG from the coding sequence ATGGCTCAGAAAGTGGCTTACGTGACGGGTGGCATGGGCGGCATCGGCACCGCCATCTGCCAGCGCCTGCACAAGGAAGGTTTCAAGGTCATCGCGGGCTGCGGCCCCACGCGCGACTTCAACAAGTGGCTCGACGAGCAGAAGGCCAAGGGCTACAACTTCTACGCCTCCGTCGGCAACGTGGGCGACTGGGATTCGACGGTCGATGCGTTCAGCAAGACCAAGGCCGAGCACGGCCCCATCGACGTGCTGGTCAACAACGCGGGCATCACGCGCGACCGCATGTTCCTCAAGATGACGCGCGAGGACTGGGACGCGGTGATCGAGACCAACCTCAACTCCATGTTCAACGTCACCAAGCAGGTGGTGAGCGACATGGTCGAGCGGGGCTGGGGCCGCATCATCAACATCTCTTCCGTCAACGGCGAGAAGGGCCAGGCCGGCCAGACCAACTACTCCGCGGCGAAGGCCGGCATGCACGGCTTCACGATGGCTCTGGCGCAGGAGTTGGCCAACAAGGGCGTCACGGTCAACACCGTGAGCCCGGGCTACATCGGCACCGACATGGTCCGCGCCATCCGGCAGGACGTGCTGGACAAGATCGTCGCCACGATTCCCGTCAAGCGCCTGGGCGAGCCGAGCGAGATCGCTTCGATCATCGCGTGGATCGCGTCGGACGAGAGCGGCTACTCGACGGGGGCGGACTTCTCCGTCAACGGCGGCCTGCACATGGGGTAG
- a CDS encoding MerR family transcriptional regulator, protein MDKPKKAESTFSIAVVEREVGLSKDVLRVWERRYGFPTPGRDASGERLYPAEQVRRLALVKRLMDVGHRPGRLLELPYEALQSLAGAAADAPSSRTQLAPADLAGLMQLVRERDPQRLSEALQQRLAREGLQQFVQDTIAPAAFQVGLDWADGELQIHEEHLFTETVLRVLRQAVSQLPRGRAPVVLLTTVPDEPHGLGLMMLECLLALQGARCINLGTQMPLLEIARAARDHAVDIVALSFSSAFPARQVAPLVQQLRAALPPRQHLWAGGSGAARMGRVDGVQLLQQLDAAAAAVAQWPSPAEAAASRKSSASKAARP, encoded by the coding sequence TTGGACAAACCAAAAAAAGCGGAGTCCACCTTCAGCATCGCCGTGGTCGAGCGCGAGGTCGGGCTCTCCAAGGACGTGCTGCGCGTCTGGGAGCGCCGCTATGGCTTCCCTACGCCCGGCCGCGATGCCAGCGGCGAGCGCCTCTACCCGGCTGAGCAGGTCCGGCGGTTGGCGCTCGTCAAGCGGCTCATGGACGTCGGCCACCGGCCGGGCCGATTGCTCGAGTTGCCGTACGAAGCGCTGCAGAGCCTGGCCGGCGCCGCGGCGGACGCGCCCTCTTCCCGCACACAGCTGGCACCCGCCGATCTCGCGGGGCTGATGCAGCTGGTCCGGGAGCGCGATCCGCAGCGGCTTTCGGAGGCGCTGCAGCAGCGTCTCGCGCGGGAGGGTCTGCAGCAGTTTGTCCAGGACACAATCGCACCGGCCGCCTTTCAGGTAGGCCTCGACTGGGCCGACGGCGAGCTCCAGATCCACGAGGAGCACCTGTTCACGGAGACGGTGCTCCGTGTGCTGCGGCAGGCCGTGTCGCAGCTTCCCCGCGGCCGCGCGCCGGTGGTCCTGCTCACGACCGTGCCGGACGAGCCGCATGGGCTGGGGTTGATGATGCTGGAGTGCCTGCTGGCCCTCCAGGGCGCACGCTGCATCAACCTCGGCACGCAGATGCCGCTGCTGGAGATCGCGCGCGCGGCGCGGGACCACGCAGTGGACATCGTGGCGCTGTCGTTTTCATCCGCGTTTCCCGCGCGTCAGGTTGCGCCGCTGGTGCAGCAACTGCGAGCGGCCCTGCCGCCGCGCCAGCACCTCTGGGCCGGCGGCTCCGGCGCCGCGCGCATGGGCCGGGTCGACGGAGTCCAGTTGCTGCAGCAGCTCGATGCAGCTGCGGCCGCGGTCGCGCAGTGGCCCTCGCCGGCCGAAGCGGCCGCGAGTCGCAAGAGCAGTGCATCGAAGGCCGCGCGCCCATGA
- a CDS encoding fasciclin domain-containing protein yields the protein MRKAILATAIAFTALSAQAKDIVDTAVGAGEFKTLAAALEKAGLVQTLKGPGPFTVFAPTDAAFAKVPKAQLDALLADKEKLTSVLTYHVVPGQVMAQDVKAGKVKTVQGGELTVSTGGGVKVDAANVVKTDIVADNGVIHVIDSVVLPK from the coding sequence ATGAGAAAAGCCATCCTGGCTACCGCCATCGCCTTCACCGCCCTGTCCGCCCAGGCCAAGGACATCGTCGACACCGCCGTGGGCGCCGGCGAGTTCAAGACGCTCGCCGCCGCTCTCGAGAAGGCTGGCCTGGTGCAAACGCTCAAGGGCCCCGGCCCGTTCACCGTCTTCGCACCAACGGACGCCGCCTTCGCGAAGGTGCCGAAGGCGCAGCTCGACGCTCTGCTTGCCGACAAGGAGAAGCTCACCTCCGTCCTCACTTATCACGTGGTGCCCGGCCAGGTGATGGCCCAGGACGTCAAGGCCGGAAAGGTGAAGACCGTGCAGGGCGGCGAGCTGACCGTCAGCACCGGCGGCGGCGTGAAGGTCGACGCTGCCAACGTCGTGAAGACCGACATCGTGGCGGACAACGGCGTCATCCACGTCATCGACAGCGTCGTGCTGCCGAAGTGA
- a CDS encoding FAD-dependent oxidoreductase: protein MNDALSAQVLIVGAGPVGLTLATDLALRGLQVLVAEIRQRGEPPSVKCNHTSARSMEIFRRLGVARALRDAGLPADYPNDVSYRTTFTGEELSRIPIPARKDRYTARGGPDTWWPTPEPPHRINQIYLEPVLFAHAEATPGVRILNRTRIDDFTQDAEGVRATGVDLETGEEVRVRCDYLIGCDGGRSAVRKGIGAKLSGTDVVGRVQSTYFRAPDLLKRAKHERAWATFSLNPRRSGNVYAIDGRETFLLHNYLRADETDFEAVDRDACIRTILGVGPDFQYEIISKEDWIGRRLVADKFRDRRVFICGDASHLWIPMAGYGMNAGIADAMNLSWLLAARLKGWAPEGALAAYEAERLPITEQVSKFAMNHAIALQKEREGVPPGIEEPGPAGEAARAAAGKALYDLNVKQYCCAGLNFGYFYDASPLIAYDGEAPPAYTMDQFTPSTVPGCRTPHVWLDDGRSLYDAMGPDYTLLRFDPGTDARPLQDAAARRGVPLTVLDVKSAEAAGLYRHALVLSRPDQHVAWRGDRLPQDPLALIDLVRGAANRRKPNHETT from the coding sequence ATGAACGATGCTCTTTCGGCCCAGGTGCTCATCGTGGGTGCGGGCCCCGTGGGCCTGACGCTGGCTACGGACCTCGCCCTGCGCGGCCTCCAGGTGCTGGTGGCCGAGATACGGCAGCGCGGCGAGCCCCCCAGCGTCAAGTGCAACCACACCTCGGCGCGCTCGATGGAGATCTTCCGCAGGCTGGGCGTGGCCCGCGCGCTGCGCGATGCGGGCCTGCCCGCCGACTACCCGAACGACGTCTCCTACCGCACGACCTTCACGGGCGAAGAGCTCTCGCGCATCCCGATCCCCGCGCGCAAGGACCGCTACACCGCCAGGGGCGGCCCCGACACCTGGTGGCCCACGCCCGAGCCGCCGCATCGCATCAACCAGATCTACCTGGAGCCCGTCCTGTTCGCGCACGCGGAAGCGACGCCGGGTGTGCGCATCCTGAACCGCACCCGCATCGACGACTTCACGCAGGATGCCGAAGGCGTGCGTGCCACCGGCGTCGACCTGGAAACGGGCGAGGAGGTGAGGGTTCGCTGCGACTACCTGATCGGCTGCGACGGCGGGCGCTCCGCCGTGCGCAAGGGCATCGGCGCGAAGCTGAGCGGCACCGACGTCGTCGGCCGCGTGCAGTCGACCTACTTCCGCGCTCCGGACCTGCTCAAGCGCGCGAAGCACGAGCGTGCCTGGGCCACCTTCTCGCTGAACCCGCGCCGCTCCGGCAACGTCTACGCGATCGACGGCCGCGAGACCTTCCTGCTGCACAACTACCTGCGCGCCGACGAGACCGACTTCGAAGCCGTCGATCGCGACGCGTGCATCCGCACCATCCTCGGCGTCGGTCCCGACTTCCAGTACGAGATCATCTCCAAGGAAGACTGGATCGGGCGGCGCCTCGTGGCGGACAAGTTCCGCGACCGCCGGGTGTTCATCTGCGGCGATGCCTCGCACCTGTGGATCCCGATGGCCGGCTACGGCATGAACGCGGGCATCGCGGACGCGATGAACCTGTCCTGGCTGCTGGCGGCGCGCCTGAAGGGCTGGGCGCCCGAGGGCGCGCTGGCCGCGTACGAGGCCGAGCGCCTGCCCATCACCGAACAGGTATCGAAGTTCGCGATGAACCACGCGATCGCGCTGCAGAAGGAACGCGAGGGCGTGCCGCCCGGCATCGAGGAACCGGGGCCCGCCGGCGAGGCCGCGCGCGCAGCGGCCGGCAAGGCCCTCTACGACCTCAACGTCAAGCAGTACTGCTGCGCAGGCCTGAACTTCGGCTACTTCTACGACGCGTCGCCCCTGATCGCCTACGACGGCGAAGCGCCACCCGCGTACACCATGGACCAGTTCACGCCGTCCACGGTGCCCGGATGCCGCACGCCGCACGTGTGGCTGGACGACGGCCGCTCGCTGTACGACGCAATGGGCCCCGACTACACGCTGCTGCGCTTCGATCCCGGTACCGACGCGAGGCCGCTGCAGGATGCCGCTGCCCGGCGCGGCGTGCCGCTCACGGTGCTGGACGTGAAGTCGGCCGAGGCGGCCGGCCTCTACCGCCACGCCCTGGTGCTGTCGCGGCCCGACCAGCACGTGGCCTGGCGTGGCGACCGCCTGCCACAGGATCCCCTGGCGCTCATCGACCTCGTGCGCGGCGCCGCCAATCGAAGGAAACCGAACCATGAAACGACGTGA
- a CDS encoding Bug family tripartite tricarboxylate transporter substrate binding protein yields the protein MKRRDVLTRIAGAAAVAAAPVPLLAQGDKPITIIVPYAPGGTTDMLGRTLAREMAPLLGRTIVVDNKPGAGSGLGAAHVARSAPDGNTLLVATSTTLAINPWLYKKLQYDPQKDFAPIGMIGAVPLLVAVNPSVPAKNIGELIALSKSKPGTLSYGSAGNGSPQHLGVEMFKAATGADLTHVPYRGSAPAVTDLLGGQIQVMFSDIPPALQHVKTGRLRALAVTSAKRQPALQDVPTIAESGAPGTKDFEAVAWQSLVAPAGTPRELVDRYAQALAKVMNQPELRARFSADGFEPGTMMPQALAAYIRSESERWGKVVKASGATMD from the coding sequence ATGAAACGACGTGACGTCCTGACCCGGATCGCCGGTGCCGCCGCCGTGGCGGCCGCTCCTGTGCCGCTGCTCGCACAGGGCGACAAGCCCATCACCATCATCGTGCCCTACGCGCCGGGCGGCACGACCGACATGCTGGGCCGCACGCTGGCGCGCGAGATGGCGCCGCTGCTCGGCCGCACGATCGTCGTCGACAACAAGCCCGGCGCCGGCAGCGGCCTGGGCGCGGCCCACGTGGCGCGCTCCGCGCCGGACGGCAACACGCTGCTGGTGGCCACCAGCACCACGCTGGCGATCAATCCGTGGCTGTACAAGAAGCTGCAGTACGACCCGCAGAAGGACTTCGCGCCCATCGGCATGATCGGCGCCGTTCCGCTGCTGGTCGCGGTGAATCCCTCGGTGCCCGCGAAGAACATCGGCGAGCTCATCGCGCTGTCGAAGTCGAAGCCGGGCACCCTGAGCTACGGCTCGGCCGGCAACGGCAGCCCGCAGCACCTCGGCGTGGAGATGTTCAAGGCGGCCACGGGCGCCGACCTGACGCACGTGCCTTATCGCGGAAGCGCGCCCGCCGTCACCGACCTGCTCGGCGGCCAGATCCAGGTGATGTTCAGCGACATCCCGCCGGCGCTGCAGCACGTGAAGACCGGCCGCCTGCGCGCGCTGGCCGTCACGTCGGCCAAGCGCCAGCCGGCGCTGCAGGACGTGCCCACGATCGCGGAATCCGGCGCCCCGGGCACCAAGGACTTCGAGGCAGTGGCCTGGCAAAGCCTGGTCGCTCCGGCCGGCACGCCACGAGAGCTGGTCGATCGCTACGCGCAGGCGCTGGCCAAGGTGATGAACCAGCCGGAGCTGCGCGCACGCTTTTCCGCCGACGGCTTCGAGCCCGGGACCATGATGCCGCAGGCCCTGGCCGCCTACATCCGCAGCGAATCGGAGCGCTGGGGCAAGGTGGTGAAGGCCTCGGGCGCCACGATGGACTGA
- a CDS encoding LysR substrate-binding domain-containing protein has product MIKTPPSLKELPSVRQLRAFIAVYHTGNLSVAAERLALTQPAVTVLVRDLETKLGVRLFDRTTRRLRRTEAAAEAIGYAERALAELTAMGNTMAEFAGTRRGRLRISVTSTVAQTLLPEKLARFRQRHPDIKVSVDDCAPTELVDHVLSEYSDCGVGTLEAQVPGLEEKVFLRDSVVVAGTRHDLPGEARTITWKQLAALPVITVKAGYGMRTRIEQAAAAAGVELKLEHEVSLLTTALAMAAAGLGVAVVPRTILSAGAPAGLVTRALVRPQVHRTMSVIYRKDRSLSPAAQAFVRLMAG; this is encoded by the coding sequence ATGATCAAGACACCTCCCTCGCTGAAAGAGCTGCCCTCGGTGCGGCAGCTCCGCGCCTTCATCGCCGTCTACCACACCGGCAACCTGTCGGTGGCCGCCGAGCGGCTTGCGCTGACGCAGCCGGCCGTGACGGTGCTCGTGCGCGACCTCGAGACCAAGCTGGGCGTGCGGCTGTTCGACCGCACCACGCGCAGGCTGCGGCGCACGGAAGCGGCGGCCGAAGCGATCGGCTATGCCGAGAGGGCGCTGGCCGAACTCACAGCGATGGGCAACACCATGGCGGAGTTCGCCGGCACGCGCCGGGGCCGGCTGCGCATTTCGGTCACGTCGACGGTCGCGCAGACGCTGCTGCCCGAGAAGCTCGCCCGGTTCCGGCAGCGCCACCCGGACATCAAGGTGTCGGTTGACGACTGCGCGCCCACGGAGCTGGTGGACCATGTCCTGTCCGAGTACTCCGACTGCGGCGTGGGCACGCTCGAGGCCCAGGTGCCCGGGCTGGAAGAGAAGGTGTTCCTGCGTGATTCAGTCGTGGTCGCGGGAACGCGGCACGACCTGCCCGGAGAGGCCCGCACGATCACCTGGAAGCAGCTCGCCGCGCTACCGGTGATCACCGTGAAGGCCGGCTACGGCATGCGCACCCGGATCGAGCAGGCAGCCGCCGCGGCGGGTGTCGAACTGAAGCTGGAGCACGAGGTCTCGCTGCTGACGACGGCGCTGGCGATGGCCGCGGCGGGCCTCGGTGTCGCGGTGGTTCCGCGCACCATCCTCTCGGCCGGAGCGCCCGCGGGGCTGGTCACCCGTGCCCTGGTGCGACCGCAGGTGCACCGCACGATGTCGGTGATCTACAGGAAGGACCGCAGCCTTTCGCCCGCGGCCCAGGCGTTCGTCAGGCTGATGGCGGGATAG
- a CDS encoding Bug family tripartite tricarboxylate transporter substrate binding protein, which yields MQRRDLIGLALLGSLPAAGWAQEWPAKPVKIIIPSAPGSSPDRFTRLIAERLGKQWGQTVTVENRPGASTRIGAQEVARSAPDGYTLLSTFGTHTMAKLMNPNTPYDPVTDFTAITQYATPEVVMLVRSDSPYRSLKELAAGVKSSGRPMRYGHFGNGSSFHFYGLVVGRNAGIEVVPVAYKGEALHLNDLLGGHLDVSFNSVGTAIPHIRSGKLRPLAIVAPGRSKVLPDVPTFAELGYAGMERGGWFGFLAPAGTPPAIVDKVSRDIVAIINEPGLAKVMRDQGIEPVGSSPKEFERNIPVEVQQWEKLMREFNVKGE from the coding sequence ATGCAGCGTCGCGACCTGATCGGCCTCGCCCTCCTCGGCTCGCTTCCGGCGGCGGGATGGGCGCAGGAGTGGCCGGCCAAGCCGGTGAAGATCATCATTCCCAGCGCGCCCGGCAGCAGCCCCGACCGCTTCACGCGCCTGATCGCCGAGCGGCTGGGCAAACAGTGGGGGCAGACCGTCACCGTGGAGAACCGGCCCGGCGCCAGCACGCGCATCGGCGCGCAAGAGGTCGCCCGCTCGGCGCCGGACGGCTACACCCTGCTGTCCACCTTCGGCACGCACACGATGGCGAAGCTGATGAATCCGAACACGCCGTACGACCCGGTGACCGACTTCACCGCGATCACGCAGTACGCGACGCCCGAGGTCGTGATGCTGGTGCGATCCGACTCGCCGTACCGCTCGCTGAAGGAACTGGCGGCCGGCGTGAAGTCGTCCGGCAGGCCGATGCGCTATGGCCACTTCGGCAACGGCTCGAGCTTCCATTTCTATGGCCTGGTGGTCGGCCGCAATGCGGGCATCGAAGTGGTGCCGGTCGCTTACAAGGGCGAGGCCCTGCACCTGAACGACCTGCTGGGCGGCCACCTGGACGTGAGCTTCAACTCGGTGGGGACGGCGATTCCGCACATCCGATCGGGCAAGCTGCGCCCGCTGGCCATCGTCGCGCCCGGGCGCTCCAAGGTGCTGCCCGACGTGCCGACCTTCGCCGAGCTGGGCTACGCAGGCATGGAGCGCGGGGGCTGGTTCGGCTTCCTTGCGCCGGCCGGCACGCCGCCCGCCATCGTCGACAAGGTCTCGCGCGACATCGTCGCGATCATCAACGAGCCGGGCCTGGCGAAGGTGATGCGCGACCAGGGCATCGAGCCGGTGGGCTCCAGCCCGAAGGAGTTCGAGCGCAACATCCCCGTCGAGGTGCAGCAGTGGGAAAAGCTGATGCGCGAGTTCAACGTGAAGGGCGAGTGA
- a CDS encoding LLM class flavin-dependent oxidoreductase — protein MKFGVFDHVDRGDVPLAQHFDNRLRLAEFYDHNGFHAYHVAEHHGTPLGMASSPSVFLAAVIQRTHRLRLGPLVYTLPLMNPLRLVEEVCMLDQMSHGRLELGVGRGSSPYELAYFGVTAEESGGLYKEAYEILMQGLQSKTINFEGKHYRFKDYPVVLECVQKPTPPIWYGLSAPAAVPWTAENGVNIVCNGPSSNIRPITDRYREVWAGTARSSARPLPLLGMGRHIVIAETRKDALAAGKRGFDRWYASLQHLWRVHGNPMKHYPIPEDFMAALDAGILLVGTADKVAEGLQREIEIAGVNYVLTRFAFGNLSYEESLRSATIFAQEVMPRFTSEPSYA, from the coding sequence TTGAAGTTCGGTGTCTTCGACCACGTGGACCGCGGCGACGTGCCGCTCGCGCAGCACTTCGATAACCGCCTGCGCCTCGCGGAGTTCTACGACCACAACGGCTTCCACGCCTACCACGTCGCCGAACACCACGGCACGCCGCTCGGCATGGCGAGCTCGCCGAGCGTGTTCCTCGCAGCCGTCATCCAGCGAACCCACCGGCTGCGGCTGGGCCCGCTGGTCTACACCCTGCCGCTGATGAATCCGCTGCGCCTGGTCGAAGAGGTCTGCATGCTGGACCAGATGAGTCACGGCCGGCTGGAGCTCGGCGTCGGCCGCGGCAGTTCGCCCTATGAGCTGGCCTACTTCGGCGTGACCGCGGAGGAGTCGGGCGGCCTCTACAAGGAGGCGTACGAGATCCTCATGCAGGGATTGCAGTCGAAGACGATCAACTTCGAGGGCAAGCACTACCGCTTCAAGGACTACCCGGTGGTGCTCGAGTGCGTGCAGAAGCCGACACCGCCCATCTGGTACGGCCTGTCCGCGCCGGCAGCCGTTCCGTGGACGGCCGAGAACGGCGTCAACATCGTCTGCAACGGGCCGTCCTCCAACATCCGACCGATCACGGACCGCTACCGCGAAGTGTGGGCCGGCACGGCACGCTCTTCGGCCCGGCCGCTTCCGCTGCTGGGCATGGGCCGCCACATCGTCATCGCGGAGACGCGCAAGGACGCGCTCGCGGCCGGCAAGCGCGGTTTCGACCGCTGGTATGCGAGCCTGCAGCACCTGTGGCGCGTGCACGGAAACCCGATGAAGCACTACCCGATCCCCGAGGACTTCATGGCGGCGCTGGACGCGGGCATCCTGCTCGTGGGCACCGCGGACAAAGTGGCCGAAGGGCTGCAGCGGGAGATCGAGATCGCCGGCGTCAACTACGTGCTCACGCGCTTCGCGTTCGGCAACCTGAGCTATGAGGAGTCGCTGCGATCCGCAACGATCTTCGCGCAGGAAGTGATGCCGCGATTCACGAGCGAACCGAGCTACGCCTGA
- a CDS encoding flavin reductase family protein, with the protein MSATFDPRDLRRAFGRFATGVTVVTFRLADGRRVGVTANSFASVSLDPPLVSWNYRLASPHLEAVLACTHFAVHVLSADQIDLSHRMARPADDKFEGLVLHDGLGGTPRIPGSLATFECEMWKTMEAGDHVIFLGKVVRYEHTEGEPLVFVNGRYAPATPGLAGAGAA; encoded by the coding sequence ATGTCCGCAACGTTCGATCCACGGGACCTGCGCCGAGCCTTCGGCCGGTTCGCGACGGGCGTGACGGTGGTGACGTTCCGGCTCGCGGATGGCCGGCGGGTCGGCGTCACGGCCAATTCCTTCGCCAGCGTCTCGCTCGATCCGCCCCTCGTCAGCTGGAACTACCGCCTCGCCTCGCCGCACCTGGAGGCCGTGCTCGCTTGCACGCATTTCGCCGTCCACGTCCTGTCCGCGGACCAGATCGACCTGTCGCATCGCATGGCGCGGCCGGCCGACGACAAGTTCGAGGGCCTGGTGCTGCACGACGGCCTGGGCGGCACGCCGCGCATCCCCGGCTCGCTCGCCACCTTCGAATGCGAGATGTGGAAGACGATGGAAGCCGGCGACCACGTGATCTTCCTCGGCAAGGTCGTGCGCTACGAGCACACGGAAGGCGAGCCCCTGGTGTTCGTCAACGGCCGCTACGCGCCCGCAACGCCAGGCCTCGCTGGCGCGGGGGCCGCATGA
- a CDS encoding cupin domain-containing protein — MHPTHQIRRIVTGHDDSGKAIVEMDGICPHVRVRPGAGFVSSLLWVTDETPARMDLRRDRAERTIGVPPPPNGSILRVVDFPPVDEQTDKIDQEALLKSMGAGHHAHGGGPARHPYMHRTKSVDYAIVLQGEIDMLLDDSEVHMKAGDILVQQGTNHAWVNRSKEVCRIAFVLIDGIDPLEQRQKS; from the coding sequence ATGCATCCCACCCACCAGATCCGCAGGATCGTCACCGGCCACGACGACAGCGGCAAGGCCATCGTCGAGATGGACGGCATCTGCCCCCATGTGCGCGTCCGCCCCGGCGCAGGTTTCGTCAGCAGCCTGCTTTGGGTCACGGACGAAACCCCGGCGCGCATGGACCTGCGGCGCGACCGCGCCGAACGGACGATCGGTGTGCCGCCGCCGCCCAACGGCTCCATCCTGCGCGTCGTCGACTTCCCGCCCGTGGACGAACAGACGGACAAGATCGACCAGGAAGCCCTGCTCAAGTCGATGGGCGCCGGGCACCACGCGCACGGCGGCGGCCCGGCGCGGCATCCGTACATGCACAGGACGAAGAGCGTCGACTACGCCATCGTGCTGCAGGGCGAGATCGACATGCTCCTGGACGACTCCGAGGTGCACATGAAGGCCGGCGACATCCTGGTCCAGCAAGGCACCAACCATGCCTGGGTGAACCGCTCGAAAGAGGTCTGCCGCATCGCGTTCGTGCTGATCGACGGCATCGATCCGCTCGAGCAGCGGCAGAAGAGCTGA
- a CDS encoding Bug family tripartite tricarboxylate transporter substrate binding protein yields MRLIRRWTALVALSIAAAGAGAQAPYPSQPIKVVVPFPAGSLVDVLGRSIGEALTGTLKQPVVIDNKPGASTLLGAKIVAAAPPDGYTLLVPTVTTMSMAPQLVSRPGIDPLRELTPIARLGATNFFLSVHPSFPARTMKEWIAEVKAHPGKYSYASSGNGSPHHVFMELLKKQLGLDIVHVPYKGSSSSMPDLLSGKVDMAFLDGTLAIPNIKAGKLFTMGTSMARRSVLLPSAPTIAETVPGFDWSGWIGVAGPANMPAPVVNLLAEEIRKLQSTPHFAELLNKAAMEPTEPIPPAAMADFVRSEYARWGPAIRTSGATID; encoded by the coding sequence GTGAGACTCATCCGTCGCTGGACAGCGCTGGTCGCGCTCTCGATCGCGGCCGCCGGCGCCGGCGCGCAGGCGCCGTACCCCTCGCAGCCGATCAAGGTGGTCGTGCCCTTCCCGGCCGGGTCGCTGGTGGACGTGCTCGGCCGCTCCATCGGCGAAGCATTGACGGGCACGCTCAAGCAGCCGGTGGTGATCGACAACAAGCCGGGCGCCAGCACGCTGCTGGGGGCGAAGATCGTGGCCGCCGCGCCGCCGGACGGCTACACGCTGCTGGTGCCGACGGTCACCACCATGAGCATGGCGCCGCAGCTCGTGTCGCGGCCCGGCATCGATCCGCTCAGGGAGCTGACGCCCATCGCCCGGCTCGGCGCGACCAACTTCTTCCTGAGCGTGCATCCCTCGTTCCCCGCGCGCACCATGAAGGAGTGGATCGCCGAAGTGAAGGCGCATCCCGGCAAGTACTCGTACGCGTCTTCGGGCAACGGCTCGCCGCACCACGTCTTCATGGAGCTGCTGAAGAAGCAGCTGGGCCTGGACATCGTGCACGTGCCCTACAAGGGCAGCAGCAGCTCGATGCCGGACCTGCTCTCCGGCAAGGTGGACATGGCGTTCCTGGACGGCACGCTGGCGATCCCCAACATCAAGGCGGGCAAGCTGTTCACCATGGGCACTTCGATGGCCAGGCGCAGCGTGCTGCTGCCCTCCGCGCCCACGATCGCCGAAACCGTCCCGGGCTTCGACTGGAGCGGCTGGATCGGCGTCGCCGGGCCGGCCAACATGCCGGCGCCGGTGGTCAACCTGCTGGCGGAGGAAATCCGCAAGCTGCAGTCGACGCCGCATTTTGCCGAGCTGCTGAACAAGGCCGCCATGGAACCCACCGAGCCGATCCCGCCCGCGGCGATGGCGGACTTCGTGCGCAGCGAGTACGCGCGCTGGGGTCCCGCCATCAGGACGTCCGGCGCCACCATCGACTGA